One segment of Castanea sativa cultivar Marrone di Chiusa Pesio chromosome 3, ASM4071231v1 DNA contains the following:
- the LOC142628693 gene encoding uncharacterized protein At4g02000-like — protein MVKDVTIKAWKPVFPMEIKRLSKEVFMFIFHHEVDLHKFYMKRPWSIRGGHLVLKRWSPDLTWQEVDFSTSSIWVQVHGLPPLWRIEENLRRLGSRVGAVLEVDLIGEPGSAWRKFIKLRVEVDIANPLSPRVFLPHPNRSDLWIGLKYEKIADLCYRCGIIGHDQKNCFAEVFKLNYQSGKRFKAAGPWLRVENKDIPKEIAATSLTSNPASSSNPSCQ, from the coding sequence ATGGTAAAAGATGTCACTATAAAGGCTTGGAAGCCTGTGTTCCCAATGGAAATCAAAAGACTCAGCAAAGAAGTATTTATGTTCATTTTTCACCATGAAGTAGACCTTCACAAATTCTACATGAAAAGACCATGGTCCATCAGAGGGGGCCATCTAGTGCTTAAGAGGTGGAGTCCAGACCTTACATGGCAGGAAGTAGATTTCTCGACATCCTCAATTTGGGTCCAAGTTCATGGACTACCTCCTCTCTGGAGAATAGAGGAAAACCTAAGAAGACTTGGGTCTAGAGTGGGCGCTGTCCTGGAAGTTGACTTGATAGGTGAACCTGGTAGTGCATGGAGAAAATTCATCAAACTCAGAGTTGAAGTGGACATAGCCAATCCATTATCCCCAAGAGTTTTCCTTCCGCACCCAAACAGAAGTGATTTATGGATTGGattaaaatatgagaaaattgCAGATCTTTGCTATCGCTGTGGTATCATTGGGCATGACCAAAAGAATTGCTTCGCTGAAGTGTTCAAACTCAATTACCAATCTGGAAAAAGGTTTAAGGCTGCTGGTCCTTGGCTCAGAGTGGAAAACAAAGATATTCCTAAAGAAATCGCCGCAACAAGCTTAACCTCAAACCCAGCTAGCTCATCAAATCCAAGTTGTCAATAG